From a single Streptomyces liliifuscus genomic region:
- a CDS encoding serine hydrolase domain-containing protein, whose protein sequence is MTASRTLRLGLTSAAALVAASLTAPMAMASPASSSAPAPLRDHRATQRAMDAAVQDGVPGVAGQAKDKYGTWKGTSGVGNLRTKQPRSAHDHFRVGSITKTFVSTVLLQLEAEGRLSLDDKVEKWLPGVVRGNGHDGSRITLRQLLNHTSGIFNYTDDEDFGRTYFLKDGFFEHRFDRLSPAQLVKIATAHKPDFEPGTSWNYSNTNYVLAGMVIEKATGHAYGDEVRQRIVEPLGLHATTVPGTTPHLPRPSSRAYGKLAESTTGPTYDVTELNPSLASAAGEMISDSGDLNRFYSALLRGKLLPKKQLSEMKTTIKVDAIPNAGYGLGLIERRLSCGVVVWGHGGGIHGSSSEAVTTADGRHSLAFNFNGDWSGDSEAVIEAEFCAE, encoded by the coding sequence ATGACTGCATCCCGCACGCTGCGCCTCGGACTGACGAGCGCGGCCGCACTGGTCGCGGCCTCGCTCACGGCTCCGATGGCCATGGCCTCCCCGGCCTCCTCCTCGGCCCCGGCCCCGCTCAGAGACCACCGCGCGACCCAGCGGGCGATGGACGCCGCCGTGCAGGACGGCGTCCCCGGTGTGGCCGGGCAGGCGAAGGACAAGTACGGGACCTGGAAGGGCACTTCGGGCGTCGGCAACCTCAGGACGAAGCAGCCGCGTTCCGCCCACGACCACTTCCGCGTCGGCAGCATCACCAAGACGTTCGTGTCGACGGTGCTGCTCCAACTGGAGGCGGAGGGACGGCTCTCGCTCGACGACAAGGTGGAGAAGTGGCTGCCGGGCGTGGTCCGCGGGAACGGTCACGACGGCAGCCGGATCACCCTCCGCCAGCTTCTCAACCACACCAGCGGCATCTTCAACTACACCGACGACGAGGACTTCGGCCGGACCTATTTCCTCAAGGACGGCTTCTTCGAGCACCGCTTCGACCGCCTTTCGCCCGCGCAGCTCGTGAAGATCGCCACGGCCCACAAGCCGGACTTCGAGCCGGGCACCTCCTGGAACTACTCCAACACCAACTACGTACTGGCCGGGATGGTGATCGAGAAGGCCACGGGCCACGCGTACGGGGACGAGGTCAGGCAGCGCATCGTCGAGCCGCTCGGCCTGCACGCCACGACGGTCCCCGGCACGACCCCGCACCTGCCCCGGCCCAGCAGCCGGGCGTACGGCAAGCTCGCCGAATCCACCACCGGCCCGACCTACGACGTCACGGAGCTCAACCCGTCCCTCGCCTCCGCGGCGGGCGAGATGATCTCCGACTCGGGCGACCTCAACCGCTTCTACTCGGCGCTGCTGCGGGGCAAGCTGCTGCCGAAGAAGCAGCTGAGCGAGATGAAGACCACCATCAAGGTCGACGCGATCCCGAACGCCGGCTACGGCCTCGGTCTCATCGAGCGCAGGCTGAGCTGCGGTGTCGTCGTCTGGGGCCACGGCGGCGGCATCCACGGCTCGAGCTCGGAGGCCGTCACGACGGCGGACGGCCGCCACTCCCTCGCCTTCAACTTCAACGGCGACTGGTCGGGGGACAGCGAGGCGGTGATCGAGGCGGAGTTCTGCGCCGAGTAA
- a CDS encoding response regulator transcription factor, with translation MRVVIAEDNALLREGLVLLLTSSGHEVVAVAGSGPEVLPALLEHRPDVAVLDVRMPPGFRDEGLRAALAARKEIPGLPVLVLSQYVEESYAAELLGGGASGVGYLLKDRVGRVDEFLDALDRVASGGTALDPEVVSELLVRRRDSPLDSLTPREREVLQLMAEGHDNTTIAKVLVVTERSVSKHIGNVFLKLGLPPSDSGHRRVLAVLAYLNNS, from the coding sequence GTGCGTGTGGTGATCGCCGAGGACAACGCCCTGTTGCGGGAGGGGCTCGTCCTGCTGCTCACCTCCTCCGGGCACGAGGTGGTGGCCGTCGCGGGCAGCGGGCCCGAGGTGCTGCCCGCGCTGCTCGAACACCGCCCCGATGTCGCCGTGCTCGACGTCCGGATGCCGCCCGGCTTCCGCGACGAGGGGCTGCGCGCGGCGCTCGCGGCCCGCAAGGAGATCCCCGGGCTGCCCGTGCTCGTGCTCTCGCAGTACGTCGAGGAGTCGTACGCCGCGGAGTTGCTCGGCGGTGGGGCGAGCGGGGTCGGCTATCTGCTCAAGGACCGGGTGGGTCGGGTCGACGAGTTCCTGGACGCGCTCGACCGGGTCGCGTCCGGGGGGACCGCGTTGGACCCCGAGGTGGTGTCGGAGCTACTGGTGCGGCGGCGGGACTCGCCGCTCGATTCACTCACTCCTCGTGAGCGGGAGGTTCTTCAGCTGATGGCCGAAGGGCATGACAACACGACGATCGCCAAGGTGCTTGTGGTGACCGAGCGGTCCGTCAGCAAGCACATCGGGAATGTGTTTTTGAAGTTGGGGTTGCCGCCCAGTGACAGCGGGCATCGGCGGGTGCTTGCGGTGTTGGCTTACCTGAACAACTCGTGA
- a CDS encoding sensor histidine kinase, with amino-acid sequence MRKTVREAARATRQLAPAAVLSFGSYLFVTVLLIGAIGAVSVVAIGLLPETVLLVRRIAGAKRRMVAAWTGQEIPEAYRPVEGTVRERVRTVVRDPGTFTDLRWMVAYYGYGCLPYLAIPLWPLGLLVDGVWSGLLRRRAFVLPLIGRLADLDAKWSTALLRPSPKAQLAVRVEELTETRAGAIAAHGAELRRIERDLHDGTQARLVSLSMRIGLAKRAYDRDPEAARRLLDDAQDQAEEALTELRHVVRGIHPPILTDRGLAGAVRALAASSGLDVAVTVDGLEDADSERDGARAPAAVEAAAYFVVAESLTNAAKHSGAERAEVRLVRVDRGLRVTVRDEGRGGADEAGGSGLLGMQRRVAALDGTLQLNSPVGGPTVIEVELPCVW; translated from the coding sequence ATGCGGAAGACAGTCCGGGAGGCCGCGCGGGCCACACGTCAGCTCGCGCCTGCCGCCGTGCTGTCCTTCGGCTCGTACCTCTTCGTCACGGTCCTGCTGATCGGGGCCATCGGCGCGGTCAGCGTGGTCGCCATCGGGCTGTTGCCCGAGACGGTGCTGCTGGTGCGCCGGATCGCCGGGGCCAAGCGGCGCATGGTGGCCGCGTGGACGGGCCAGGAGATCCCCGAGGCCTACCGGCCCGTCGAGGGCACGGTGCGCGAGCGGGTGCGTACGGTCGTCCGCGATCCGGGCACGTTCACCGATCTGCGCTGGATGGTCGCCTACTACGGGTACGGCTGCCTGCCGTATCTGGCGATCCCGCTGTGGCCGCTGGGCCTGCTCGTCGACGGTGTGTGGTCCGGGCTGCTGCGCCGCAGGGCTTTCGTGCTGCCGTTGATCGGCCGGCTCGCGGATCTAGACGCCAAGTGGTCGACCGCCCTGCTCAGGCCCTCCCCCAAGGCGCAGCTCGCCGTGCGGGTCGAGGAGCTGACCGAGACCCGGGCCGGCGCGATCGCCGCGCACGGCGCCGAGCTGCGGCGCATCGAGCGGGACCTGCACGACGGCACCCAGGCCCGGCTGGTCTCCCTGTCGATGCGGATCGGGCTGGCCAAGCGGGCGTACGACCGTGATCCAGAGGCCGCGCGCAGGCTCCTCGACGACGCCCAGGACCAGGCCGAGGAGGCCCTGACCGAACTGCGGCACGTCGTACGGGGCATCCACCCGCCGATCCTCACCGACCGCGGTCTGGCCGGCGCGGTCCGGGCGCTCGCCGCGAGCAGCGGCCTGGACGTGGCCGTGACCGTGGACGGCCTGGAGGACGCCGACAGCGAGCGGGACGGGGCGCGGGCCCCGGCGGCGGTCGAGGCCGCCGCGTACTTCGTCGTCGCCGAGTCACTGACGAACGCCGCGAAGCACAGCGGTGCGGAGCGGGCCGAGGTCCGCCTCGTCCGCGTGGACAGAGGGCTGCGGGTGACCGTACGCGACGAGGGCCGGGGCGGGGCCGACGAGGCCGGTGGTTCCGGGCTGCTCGGGATGCAGCGGCGCGTCGCCGCGCTCGACGGGACCCTTCAGCTGAACAGCCCCGTCGGGGGCCCGACCGTGATCGAAGTGGAGCTGCCGTGCGTGTGGTGA